The Pontibacter pudoricolor genome contains a region encoding:
- a CDS encoding M61 family metallopeptidase: MISLNKSLLLLCLGISFSFSSLADEANSKYAVTIHLTEIKDDKVKVTLQAPAIFQDEIVYNMPKMVPGTYAISDFGKFLTQFEAFDRNGNTLKVERLDVNRWKILNAKTLHQLTYWVDDSFDTPRQEDIIFEPAGTNIQENENFLLNTYGFVGYFDGMKQVPFELTVQKPEGFYGSTSLQAISSTKTSDKFSVTNYMQLADSPLMYNMPDTTVVFVGNTEVLVSLYNPTGNVTSKPIAANVQDILQAQRTYLGGTLPVEKYAFLIYVSEEKGKSGGFGALEHSYSSVYFLPEMPSEKFSAQIRDIASHEFFHIVTPLSIHSEEIGDFDFINPKMSKHLWLYEGVTEYFASHVQAFEKLMPVQDYLERLKEYIYTSRRHYNDTLPFTEMSSHVLTKYAREYGNVYQKGALIGMVLDIRLRELSGGMYGLRDLLQDLSTTYGKDHAFKDEELFDQIAALTAPEIREFFTRYVEGNEPLPLQETFLKVGISYKPALKTVNTIGGFIPSYDTASGTFKIPETASLDHFGITVGFKPGDQLLAVNGTSITKENIHQLLGAGFQKEIPGNSISFVVGRKYKSGNVKERKLRGKVTTVDREDKPVLMLLDNATDKQVTLRNTWLNI; the protein is encoded by the coding sequence ATGATATCTCTAAATAAATCCCTACTCCTGCTTTGCCTGGGTATTAGTTTCAGTTTTTCGTCTCTGGCGGATGAGGCAAACAGCAAATACGCCGTTACCATACACCTGACGGAAATTAAGGACGATAAAGTGAAGGTAACCCTGCAGGCCCCTGCCATCTTCCAGGATGAAATCGTTTACAATATGCCAAAGATGGTGCCTGGGACCTATGCTATCTCAGACTTTGGAAAATTTTTGACACAGTTTGAAGCCTTTGACAGAAATGGTAATACATTAAAGGTAGAACGCCTGGATGTGAACAGATGGAAAATTCTAAATGCAAAAACACTGCATCAGCTTACATACTGGGTGGATGACAGCTTTGATACTCCCCGCCAGGAGGACATCATATTTGAGCCCGCAGGTACTAACATACAGGAAAACGAAAATTTCCTCCTTAATACCTATGGCTTCGTTGGATACTTTGATGGTATGAAACAGGTACCTTTTGAATTAACAGTACAAAAACCTGAAGGCTTCTATGGGTCTACATCCCTGCAGGCGATCTCATCCACAAAAACGAGTGACAAGTTTTCAGTTACCAATTACATGCAGCTGGCAGATAGTCCGCTAATGTACAACATGCCGGATACAACAGTAGTGTTCGTCGGAAATACCGAAGTGCTTGTTTCTCTTTATAATCCAACAGGAAACGTCACGTCAAAACCTATTGCAGCAAATGTACAGGACATCCTACAGGCACAGCGTACTTATCTTGGAGGTACGTTGCCAGTCGAAAAGTATGCGTTCCTTATCTATGTTTCAGAAGAAAAAGGAAAATCAGGTGGCTTCGGAGCGCTGGAACATTCCTACTCTTCGGTTTACTTCTTACCTGAAATGCCTTCAGAAAAATTCAGTGCACAAATAAGAGACATTGCCTCACATGAGTTTTTCCATATTGTAACGCCACTCTCGATTCATTCTGAAGAAATTGGTGATTTTGATTTCATTAACCCTAAAATGTCAAAGCACTTATGGCTTTATGAAGGGGTAACAGAATATTTTGCTTCGCATGTACAGGCCTTTGAAAAGCTTATGCCCGTTCAGGATTACCTGGAAAGGCTTAAAGAGTATATCTATACTTCCAGAAGACATTATAATGATACCCTTCCTTTCACAGAAATGAGCTCCCATGTTCTGACTAAATATGCAAGGGAATACGGCAATGTGTATCAGAAAGGGGCATTGATCGGGATGGTGCTTGACATTCGCCTGAGGGAATTATCTGGAGGAATGTATGGGTTACGTGACCTCCTCCAGGATTTATCAACTACATATGGCAAAGATCATGCGTTTAAGGATGAGGAGCTATTTGACCAGATCGCTGCGCTCACAGCCCCTGAGATCAGAGAATTCTTTACACGCTACGTTGAAGGAAACGAACCTCTTCCACTTCAGGAAACCTTTCTAAAAGTAGGAATAAGCTATAAGCCTGCTCTGAAAACAGTAAATACTATAGGGGGCTTCATCCCTTCCTATGATACAGCTTCAGGAACGTTTAAGATTCCTGAAACAGCAAGTCTGGACCATTTTGGTATTACTGTAGGATTCAAACCAGGTGACCAGTTACTTGCCGTGAATGGCACCAGCATCACAAAAGAAAACATTCATCAACTGCTCGGAGCAGGTTTCCAAAAAGAAATCCCCGGGAACAGCATTAGCTTCGTGGTTGGCCGGAAGTACAAATCCGGCAACGTAAAGGAAAGAAAACTAAGGGGGAAAGTCACCACTGTTGATCGGGAAGACAAACCCGTTCTGATGTTACTGGATAATGCAACGGATAAACAGGTAACGTTACGCAATACCTGGTTAAACATTTAA
- a CDS encoding helix-turn-helix domain-containing protein, giving the protein MMEKVERGPSAGSTLGDNHSCEVLHVTDRNYQALKERKTRNRIMSSCLTSLEDEIKPQGLGLKFVADGQENYWLRNKRYHLTDGKYLLVNESLAVLDITINNRVGTKAICVDIDSNLVNELLLQMIYPDELDNYNTTSQYLLTPELFVNEARADTRLQELLQYIMTSSAAGTLDRPAMELIYELTTLVVKGSTETIRSYYKLDTAKLSTRKEVFKRLLTGKEMLDDSIFSELSIRQVAESSCLSEFRFYRLFKQCFGDSPYNYLFKKRIDKSIELRKQGLTWVDIATQLNFTDLAAFSKSFKKIKGVSPSKIVL; this is encoded by the coding sequence ATGATGGAAAAAGTGGAGCGTGGACCTTCAGCAGGCAGCACGTTGGGCGATAATCATAGCTGCGAAGTATTGCATGTAACGGATAGAAATTACCAGGCGCTTAAAGAGAGAAAGACCAGGAACCGGATCATGAGTTCCTGCCTTACTTCCCTTGAAGATGAAATAAAACCGCAGGGACTGGGGTTGAAATTTGTGGCGGATGGCCAGGAAAACTACTGGCTGCGGAATAAGCGCTACCACCTGACTGATGGCAAATATCTTCTGGTCAACGAATCACTGGCTGTACTCGACATAACCATTAACAACAGAGTTGGGACAAAGGCCATATGTGTTGACATAGATTCCAACCTGGTAAATGAACTGTTACTGCAAATGATTTACCCGGATGAACTGGATAACTATAACACCACAAGCCAGTATCTTTTGACCCCTGAGTTATTTGTAAACGAAGCCAGGGCGGATACGAGACTGCAGGAGTTGCTGCAATATATTATGACTTCATCTGCAGCCGGTACGCTGGACAGGCCTGCAATGGAGCTGATCTACGAACTGACCACACTGGTAGTGAAAGGAAGTACGGAAACGATCAGATCTTATTACAAGCTGGATACGGCAAAATTATCGACCCGTAAAGAGGTGTTTAAACGATTACTGACAGGGAAAGAGATGTTGGATGACAGCATTTTCTCTGAGTTAAGTATCAGGCAGGTAGCCGAATCCAGCTGCCTGTCCGAATTTCGTTTCTACAGGCTTTTCAAGCAATGCTTTGGCGATAGTCCCTACAATTACCTCTTTAAAAAGCGAATTGATAAAAGCATTGAGCTGAGGAAGCAGGGACTGACCTGGGTGGACATCGCTACGCAATTAAACTTTACAGACCTGGCTGCCTTCAGTAAAAGTTTTAAGAAAATAAAAGGTGTTTCACCTTCTAAAATAGTTTTATAA
- a CDS encoding alpha/beta fold hydrolase, whose protein sequence is MNTFLWGYLKQIAALLFLLNMLTAVQANAQELKRRASLGIRAAPLSDSLANVYALKSGVVVSAVAANLTASALGIKQGDVLLSVNKRTLHTPAQLAELGQELYPGQPINIQLLRNGKKKSIKGKAVAKPLEKADKADVVYGQVPFRKGLLRTITYTPKTAGKHPAILFIPGFPCRSIDDYTTSAYNQLIRGWSDLGYVVMLVEKPGLGDNMNTPACIDIDLSTEIEAFEQGLLKLKQLPQVHPDNVFIFGHSMGGIVAPVLSQKYQLKGVMVYGSPYRPWFEFATEMFRFQAPTTGKDYVAHEATMRQLHHVMYRFFVLGQHPDTIAAADPAFKKILEEEFQHTGGDMFWSRDYRYWQEIDELNLTKAWAQTDEHVLSIWGEYDFEIVNAEDHKRIVEVVNHYHPGHATFLTMPETNHSLIVVPGMAEGVAQMNKRDLEYNKTHFNKNLVTETDAWMRKIMNSK, encoded by the coding sequence ATGAACACTTTTTTATGGGGCTACCTGAAACAGATAGCGGCACTGCTTTTTCTACTAAATATGCTAACAGCCGTTCAGGCTAATGCCCAGGAACTGAAACGGCGTGCCTCTCTCGGAATACGTGCCGCTCCCCTTTCTGATTCTTTGGCAAATGTTTATGCTTTAAAATCAGGGGTAGTGGTATCTGCGGTGGCTGCAAACCTGACAGCCTCTGCCCTAGGTATTAAGCAGGGAGATGTGCTGCTTTCTGTAAACAAAAGAACCCTGCATACTCCTGCTCAGCTTGCTGAACTTGGCCAGGAACTGTACCCGGGACAACCTATTAACATACAACTTTTGCGCAATGGTAAAAAGAAAAGTATAAAAGGGAAAGCGGTGGCCAAACCTTTGGAGAAAGCTGACAAAGCAGATGTGGTATATGGGCAGGTACCGTTCCGGAAAGGGCTTCTACGCACCATAACGTATACTCCTAAAACAGCAGGCAAACACCCGGCAATACTTTTTATACCTGGTTTTCCATGCCGTTCTATAGACGATTATACAACGTCTGCCTATAACCAGCTTATAAGAGGCTGGAGTGACCTGGGGTACGTGGTGATGCTGGTAGAAAAACCGGGATTAGGAGATAACATGAATACACCTGCCTGCATCGACATTGACCTGTCCACGGAAATCGAAGCATTTGAGCAGGGCCTGTTAAAACTAAAGCAACTGCCGCAGGTTCATCCTGATAACGTTTTCATTTTCGGCCATTCGATGGGAGGAATAGTGGCACCTGTACTTAGCCAGAAATATCAATTGAAAGGTGTTATGGTATACGGCAGCCCTTATCGTCCTTGGTTTGAATTCGCTACTGAAATGTTCCGTTTCCAGGCACCTACCACCGGAAAAGACTATGTAGCTCATGAAGCAACCATGCGCCAGCTGCACCATGTCATGTACCGTTTCTTTGTACTGGGCCAGCATCCCGATACCATTGCAGCAGCAGACCCTGCCTTTAAAAAAATACTTGAAGAGGAATTCCAGCACACTGGCGGTGACATGTTCTGGTCCAGGGATTACCGTTACTGGCAGGAAATAGATGAACTGAACCTGACAAAAGCCTGGGCGCAAACCGATGAACATGTACTATCTATCTGGGGTGAGTATGACTTTGAGATTGTAAATGCAGAAGACCACAAACGCATTGTAGAAGTGGTTAACCATTATCATCCGGGTCACGCCACTTTCCTGACGATGCCTGAAACCAACCACTCGCTTATAGTGGTACCTGGTATGGCCGAAGGTGTAGCCCAAATGAACAAGCGTGACTTAGAATATAATAAAACACACTTTAACAAAAACCTGGTCACAGAAACCGATGCCTGGATGCGTAAAATCATGAATAGTAAATAA
- a CDS encoding alpha/beta hydrolase family protein, with amino-acid sequence MPTLVCFLVLFCSFQSIAQNERNLLPEPTGAYAIGTKNLELTDLSRNDLFRASHKRKVPVQVWYPTKVTRGTKAAYLPDKKFVELLIKNKYNHQDSAALVRMATQQTHAWQDAPLVKGRRFPLILFSHGLGVSRFNYAAIAEELASQGYVVVTIDHPYGGFTQLSDGSFLSSRMDTVLYTDHGDEALQTRMREWSEDVIFVLNSALTRDNALGKLLARHINETKIAAMGHSLGGNVALKLPAIDQRIKASINLDGGSFQNMEGAKPAAPSLTIRSQPVYTSEELAKRGRTTADWEKMGKEIDASFHEALEGAGNAYEIKIAGAGHMSFSDAPFVLPDMINRFGGKIISPKKGQKIMMTAILDFMQTTFSSNRKQHKTSVLNYEEVSIRAF; translated from the coding sequence GTGCCTACACTTGTGTGCTTCCTGGTCCTGTTCTGCTCCTTTCAAAGTATAGCGCAGAATGAGCGCAACCTGCTACCAGAACCTACCGGTGCATATGCCATCGGAACAAAGAACTTAGAGCTGACTGATCTTAGTCGAAACGATCTGTTTAGAGCCAGCCATAAAAGAAAAGTGCCTGTGCAGGTATGGTACCCTACAAAGGTTACACGCGGAACCAAAGCGGCTTATCTGCCTGATAAAAAATTTGTGGAGCTGCTGATCAAAAATAAGTATAACCACCAGGATAGCGCTGCGCTTGTCCGGATGGCTACGCAACAAACACACGCCTGGCAGGATGCACCGCTGGTTAAAGGGCGTCGCTTTCCATTGATTCTGTTCTCGCATGGGCTTGGGGTTTCCAGATTTAACTATGCAGCTATAGCCGAAGAACTGGCCAGCCAGGGCTATGTTGTGGTAACGATAGACCATCCGTATGGTGGGTTTACGCAGTTATCTGATGGCAGCTTTTTAAGCTCTCGCATGGATACGGTCTTGTATACTGACCACGGTGACGAAGCCCTGCAGACCCGCATGAGGGAATGGTCGGAAGATGTCATATTTGTTTTAAACAGCGCGCTTACCCGTGACAATGCACTTGGAAAATTACTGGCTCGTCACATCAATGAAACTAAAATAGCAGCTATGGGACACTCCTTAGGTGGAAACGTGGCCTTGAAACTTCCGGCTATTGATCAGCGCATAAAGGCCAGTATAAACCTGGACGGAGGTAGTTTCCAGAATATGGAAGGCGCAAAGCCTGCTGCTCCTTCGCTTACGATAAGAAGCCAGCCAGTGTACACTTCTGAAGAGCTGGCAAAGCGGGGCCGCACTACGGCTGATTGGGAAAAAATGGGGAAAGAGATTGATGCCAGTTTTCATGAAGCCCTCGAAGGTGCAGGGAATGCTTATGAAATTAAGATAGCCGGTGCTGGCCATATGAGCTTCAGTGATGCACCATTTGTATTGCCGGACATGATAAACAGATTTGGTGGTAAAATTATCTCTCCAAAGAAGGGACAGAAGATTATGATGACTGCCATACTCGATTTTATGCAAACCACTTTTTCTTCAAACCGGAAACAACATAAAACCTCAGTGCTTAATTATGAAGAAGTTAGTATAAGAGCATTTTAA
- a CDS encoding lipid-binding protein — protein MKRIKLLYVAAFLTAWATLSSCEKDAPEVEYTSTYPVSGEWWVTYKVETSPGKFEDVENAGYTALLTYNTAANKPTEIWVDDHGNFRDFKIKSGLQMSNLSFSVTDASNINVDNKVSIANGKVIKDGGLSRTKIKTDSIYFQVKFSDDPDAIYHVSGHRRTGFPEDQF, from the coding sequence ATGAAAAGAATTAAATTACTATATGTAGCAGCATTTCTTACGGCATGGGCAACTCTAAGCTCCTGCGAAAAAGATGCGCCTGAAGTTGAGTATACTTCAACTTATCCTGTGTCGGGAGAGTGGTGGGTAACCTATAAAGTAGAAACAAGCCCGGGAAAATTTGAAGATGTAGAAAATGCAGGTTACACGGCGCTACTAACCTATAACACAGCAGCCAACAAGCCTACTGAGATCTGGGTAGACGATCATGGTAACTTCCGGGATTTTAAAATTAAATCAGGGTTACAGATGAGCAACCTGTCATTCTCTGTTACAGATGCTTCAAATATTAATGTTGATAACAAGGTAAGTATTGCGAATGGTAAGGTGATCAAAGATGGTGGTTTATCCAGAACGAAGATCAAGACTGACAGTATCTACTTTCAGGTAAAGTTCAGCGATGATCCGGATGCAATTTATCATGTATCAGGCCACCGAAGAACCGGCTTCCCGGAAGACCAATTTTAA
- a CDS encoding immunoglobulin-like domain-containing protein codes for MKRIHKAILLLFFAAFTFSGCEKELDTEGISRLTYFADFHMKGDAVVTLVKGDIFTDLGVTAEEKGQTLTVTKTVVGSPFIVPGKTQPSEVTYLNELDTNVPGLYVIYYSAKNSDGYESSVKRYVFVLDKEADPSIDLTGVYKSGSSPVSTITKVADGVFYATNIWGGGSSVKIGAYIICTDAANVQVPQQESAVRIFGYGTWNPQTGKLDMLMSRPTFPLIDQTKVWIKS; via the coding sequence ATGAAAAGAATACATAAAGCAATTCTATTGTTGTTTTTCGCTGCCTTTACTTTCTCAGGTTGTGAGAAAGAGCTGGATACTGAAGGAATCTCCCGACTAACTTACTTTGCAGATTTCCATATGAAGGGGGATGCAGTTGTAACACTCGTTAAGGGAGACATCTTTACAGACTTAGGTGTTACTGCTGAAGAAAAAGGACAGACCCTCACTGTAACTAAAACTGTGGTAGGGAGCCCCTTTATCGTCCCCGGAAAGACACAGCCGAGTGAGGTTACTTACCTGAATGAGCTTGACACAAACGTGCCTGGGCTATATGTTATCTACTACAGTGCCAAGAACTCAGATGGATATGAGAGTAGTGTTAAACGCTATGTGTTTGTACTGGATAAGGAAGCTGATCCTTCTATAGACCTGACAGGAGTATATAAAAGTGGCTCGTCACCGGTTTCCACTATTACAAAAGTAGCGGATGGTGTTTTTTATGCGACCAATATCTGGGGGGGTGGAAGCTCTGTGAAGATCGGGGCCTACATTATCTGTACGGATGCTGCCAATGTACAGGTTCCACAACAGGAAAGTGCTGTCAGAATTTTTGGATACGGCACCTGGAATCCGCAGACGGGAAAACTTGACATGCTCATGTCCAGGCCTACTTTTCCCTTAATCGATCAGACCAAGGTGTGGATCAAATCATAG
- a CDS encoding SusD/RagB family nutrient-binding outer membrane lipoprotein translates to MKKIFIHIGIVASLLFTTSCEDFLDVNQDPNVPVDAPVELVLPVAVTTTASVVGGEYAILGGIWSQYYTQNNGSNQYVTIDQFNIQPSNFSNSWTEQFAGALNDYRFVKSKAAKANDWNAYLMATVMEAYNYQVLADLYDKIPFDEVGQGETHQNLTPVFRDGQVVYDSLIVRLDKALALPIAAKASPALSNGDVVFKGDMEQWVRFANTLKLKIYLRQVYARPGVAEAGLQKMYAAGAKFLNTDARIAIFSDATSKRNPLFERDQSPALNTNQNLKASHTFFSFLQANQDPRLDKVYIPGSGGHKAMVQGTSSISTSQLVPGTVSRALITETAPVYFISKAESYFLQAEAALRGLGTEEAATLYEAGVNASFQQMGVSRNGLYPYSEEASFEGKLKAIIVQKWASLAGTYQGIEAYIERNRTGYPATSAVAATNEAYVPGEFTYPLDGVTSGKQFPTRLPWPQNEVQRNPNAPQTQEPITKPVWWDVK, encoded by the coding sequence ATGAAAAAGATTTTTATACATATAGGGATCGTCGCGTCGTTGCTTTTCACGACATCCTGCGAAGATTTCCTGGACGTTAACCAGGACCCTAACGTGCCCGTTGACGCACCGGTGGAGCTTGTGTTGCCGGTAGCCGTAACTACAACCGCAAGTGTGGTTGGTGGCGAGTACGCTATACTTGGTGGCATCTGGTCGCAGTACTACACCCAGAACAATGGCTCTAACCAGTATGTGACCATCGACCAGTTCAACATCCAGCCTTCCAATTTCTCGAACAGCTGGACAGAGCAGTTTGCCGGTGCCCTGAATGACTATAGATTTGTGAAAAGCAAGGCAGCTAAAGCAAATGACTGGAATGCCTACCTGATGGCAACCGTGATGGAAGCATACAACTACCAGGTATTAGCAGACCTTTATGACAAAATTCCATTTGACGAAGTAGGGCAAGGCGAAACGCATCAGAACCTGACGCCTGTTTTCCGGGATGGTCAGGTTGTTTACGATTCGCTGATCGTGCGGCTTGATAAAGCACTTGCACTTCCAATTGCGGCAAAAGCTTCTCCGGCTTTAAGCAACGGCGACGTCGTTTTTAAAGGCGATATGGAGCAGTGGGTACGGTTTGCCAATACACTAAAGCTTAAAATATACCTGCGCCAGGTTTATGCCCGTCCGGGTGTGGCAGAAGCCGGTTTACAGAAAATGTATGCAGCCGGAGCTAAGTTTCTGAACACGGATGCCCGTATAGCTATCTTCTCAGATGCGACCAGCAAGCGTAACCCGTTGTTTGAAAGAGATCAGAGCCCTGCCCTGAACACAAACCAGAACCTGAAGGCAAGCCATACGTTTTTCTCGTTCCTGCAGGCCAACCAGGACCCGCGTCTGGATAAAGTATATATCCCAGGTTCAGGTGGCCATAAGGCGATGGTACAGGGTACATCCAGCATCTCTACGTCGCAGTTAGTGCCGGGTACTGTCTCCAGAGCACTGATTACAGAAACCGCACCGGTATACTTTATTTCAAAAGCAGAAAGTTACTTTTTGCAAGCTGAAGCAGCACTGCGGGGATTGGGAACAGAGGAGGCGGCAACATTATACGAAGCCGGTGTAAATGCCTCTTTCCAGCAAATGGGAGTTTCGCGGAATGGGTTGTATCCTTATTCTGAAGAAGCCTCTTTTGAAGGAAAGTTGAAAGCGATCATTGTTCAGAAGTGGGCATCCTTAGCGGGTACCTATCAGGGTATAGAGGCTTACATTGAGCGCAACCGAACGGGCTACCCTGCAACAAGTGCTGTTGCGGCTACCAACGAAGCCTATGTACCGGGTGAGTTTACTTACCCACTTGATGGTGTAACATCAGGCAAACAGTTCCCGACACGCCTGCCCTGGCCACAAAATGAGGTGCAGCGCAATCCAAATGCGCCTCAAACACAGGAGCCTATTACAAAGCCAGTCTGGTGGGACGTTAAATAA